From Dreissena polymorpha isolate Duluth1 chromosome 15, UMN_Dpol_1.0, whole genome shotgun sequence, a single genomic window includes:
- the LOC127860604 gene encoding uncharacterized protein LOC127860604 — translation MKMNVMFYVAGVLLATFTSSHGLKCLSCYDIPQPNDCNSISECGQHEECFTDVHVTPSGHMLFSLGCRDQRQCTVHKRHLSDLSSEGHNDTAKHWTEEIDNANDGVMSNTRFNHKRDLIVCSQCCPTGDVCNVHLCGSKGYSTQRGPLCYACPQQQGQSTCPRIQVCGQDEACFIEDLSIAGQAVFHTGCYGLRKCAADHMFIETNALIGRRTMQQPNATDDNGPDDSEDVPQTTRRCCRTDFCNYDPWGTWQSWTACTATCGWRGVRTRKRACLNQNGKACSGTDVDYDYSCADRDCANTTFCLRCDASISPSTCQHVEQCGEHSSCYTDQYQMGGNILYATGCRDKRLCLAGGKRFIENAGENIICSQCCENKDLCNYELCGNEHLAKLVCFACDEQIAPSKESCSKINVCKDNEVCGLMKITQNGRELYKTSCTDSKSCNPVPFANSMYPKCCDTNLCDSYNKTDTGHQTQQPTQSSNRPQTTSTTALTHHQTTSTTALTHPPTTSTTAPTQPQTTTTTNPPLPLGWGEWGPHICLEIQNNIQGTKSRWRTCYNPTDQPVIGCYDGDVQEEVSGRSFCYGETGKQCQKAENVRIIASSQLPLGGKVTLQCIADGDPTPHVIWSTPQGISWQRRNLVIDVVTKADEGEYVCHASNLCRDGMDIENIETRKQISVV, via the exons GAGTGCTTTACCGACGTCCATGTGACGCCTAGTGGACATATGCTTTTCTCACTTGGATGCCGGGACCAAAGG CAATGTACAGTTCACAAAAGACACCTTTCCGATTTATCGTCAGAAGGGCATAATGACACCGCGAAACATTGGACGGAAGAAATAGATAATGCTAATGATGGTGTTATGAGTAACACACGTTTTAATCACAAGCGAGATCTTATAGTCTGCAGCCAGTGTTGCCCTACTGGCGACGTGTGCAATGTACATCTGTGTGGAAGCAAAG GCTACTCAACACAACGTGGTCCTCTTTGCTACGCATGCCCACAACAGCAAGGACAATCGACATGTCCCAGAATACAAGTGTGCGGGCAAGACGAGGCTTGCTTCATTGAGGATTTGAGCATCGCTGGACAGGCAGTATTTCATACTGGATGTTATGGGCTTCGT AAATGCGCAGCAGACCACATGTTTATTGAAACTAATGCCCTTATCGGACGACGTACTATGCAACAACCAAATGCCACCGACGATAATGGTCCCGATGATTCGGAAGATGTGCCCCAAACAACAAGACGGTGCTGTCGAACGGATTTCTGTa ATTATGATCCATGGGGGACCTGGCAGAGCTGGACAGCATGCACTGCTACTTGTGGATGGAGAGGGGTTCGAACTCGCAAAAGGGCCTGCCTAAACCAGAACGGGAAAGCGTGCTCGGGGACGGATGTAGACTATGATTATTCGTGCGCCGACAGAGACTGTGCAAACA CAACGTTCTGTTTACGTTGTGACGCCTCGATTTCTCCGTCTACATGTCAACACGTGGAGCAATGTGGAGAACACTCC TCGTGTTACACAGACCAATACCAGATGGGAGGAAATATCCTCTACGCAACTGGGTGCCGGGATAAGAGG CTTTGTTTGGCAGGTGGGAAACGCTTCATAGAAAATGCAGGAGAAAACATCATATGCTCTCAATGTTGCGAAAACAAAGACCTTTGTAACTACGAACTTTGCGGAAACGAAC ACCTTGCTAAACTGGTGTGTTTCGCATGTGATGAGCAAATCGCGCCGTCAAAAGAAAGTTGCAGCAAGATCAACGTTTGCAAAGACAACGAG GTTTGTGGTCTGATGAAAATAACCCAAAACGGCCGAGAACTTTACAAAACTTCTTGTACTGATTCAAAG AGTTGCAATCCTGTACCGTTCGCCAACTCCATGTATCCGAAGTGTTGCGACACCAACCTGTGTGACTCCTACAACAAAACTGATACCGGTCATCAGACACAACAACCCACACAGTCCTCAAACCGTCCGCAAACAACGTCTACGACAGCCCTAACCCATCATCAAACAACGTCTACGACAGCCCTCACCCACCCACCAACAACGTCTACGACAGCCCCAACCCAGCCTCAAACAACGACCACGACAAATCCTCCGCTTC CTCTTGGATGGGGGGAGTGGGGACCCCACATTTGCCTGGAAATACAGAATAATATACAAGGGACTAAGTCTCGTTGGAGGACGTGTTACAACCCAACTGATCAGCCTGTGATCGGTTGTTATGACGGCGATGTCCAAGAAGAAGTCTCAGGTCGAAGTTTCTGTTATGGCGAAACGGGGAAGCAGTGTCAAA AGGCAGAAAATGTGCGAATAATAGCAAGCAGCCAACTACCGCTTGGAGGCAAGGTTACATTACAATGTATCGCCGATGGTGACCCAACACCGCACGTAATATGGAGCACACCGCAA GGGATAAGCTGGCAAAGGCGCAATCTTGTCATTGATGTTGTGACGAAGGCGGACGAGGGCGAGTACGTCTGCCACGCATCCAACCTGTGTAGGGATGGAATGGACATCGAAAACATCGAGACAAGGAAACAGATCAGTGTTGTGTAG